In one window of Dyella thiooxydans DNA:
- a CDS encoding c-type cytochrome — MRVTLKWAGRVAAVVLLLVVALLATVYAMSETRMRRTWQARVSVPSVPSDTAAVGRGEHLATIRGCRGCHAPDMGGATFVDSPAVAKLSGTNLTPGRGGVRLDDEALVRAIRHGVGPGGRSLLFMPSQEFSALSEADMGDLLAYLHSLPPVDRQLPPNRVGPLGRLLFLAGKVPLLPAEVVDHDTRPAQPQPGPTAAYGDYLASACKGCHGAGLSGGHIPGTPPDWPDAANLTPDPSGLAGWSEADLRRALREGVSRDGRALRTDFMPVRETRHLDDEEIAALYAYFRSVPAKARGGR; from the coding sequence ATGCGTGTGACGTTGAAGTGGGCCGGCCGTGTCGCGGCGGTCGTGTTGCTGCTTGTCGTGGCCTTGCTGGCCACCGTGTATGCCATGAGCGAGACACGCATGCGCCGCACCTGGCAGGCCCGGGTGAGCGTCCCCTCGGTGCCTTCCGATACCGCGGCGGTGGGTCGCGGCGAGCATCTGGCGACGATCCGCGGATGCCGTGGTTGCCATGCACCCGACATGGGCGGAGCGACCTTCGTCGACAGCCCGGCCGTGGCGAAGCTTTCCGGCACCAATCTCACCCCGGGCAGGGGTGGGGTACGGCTGGATGACGAAGCGCTGGTGCGTGCGATCCGTCACGGGGTGGGACCAGGCGGCCGCTCGCTGCTGTTCATGCCGTCGCAGGAGTTCAGTGCGCTGAGCGAAGCCGACATGGGCGACCTGCTGGCCTACCTGCACAGCCTGCCACCGGTGGACCGCCAACTGCCGCCTAATCGGGTAGGACCGCTCGGGCGTCTGTTGTTCCTTGCGGGCAAGGTGCCGTTGCTGCCGGCCGAAGTGGTCGACCACGACACCCGTCCAGCACAGCCGCAGCCCGGGCCGACCGCCGCGTATGGCGACTATCTGGCGTCGGCCTGCAAGGGCTGCCACGGAGCCGGACTGTCCGGGGGGCACATCCCGGGGACGCCGCCGGACTGGCCGGATGCGGCCAACCTGACACCCGATCCGAGCGGTCTGGCGGGGTGGAGCGAGGCCGATCTGCGCCGCGCGTTGCGTGAGGGTGTTTCCAGGGATGGCCGCGCGCTGAGGACCGATTTCATGCCGGTGCGCGAAACCCGGCATCTCGACGACGAAGAGATCGCCGCCCTCTACGCGTACTTCCGAAGCGTGCCGGCCAAGGCGCGCGGCGGGCGGTGA
- a CDS encoding DUF4405 domain-containing protein: protein MFRNFMHRYGTPLTVGLFFVSAVSGVALFFHWSSATFHSMHEWLSMLLLAPFALHMIKNWKPLLAYARRRTLLVPLVLSLVVAVPFALSAGKGRAGNPAFQAVALMTRASLDDLAPIVRVPAPDLLRQLQARGYKANSTRDTPSDIASASAVTANEVLFALIPARKTATERK, encoded by the coding sequence GTGTTCAGGAACTTCATGCACCGCTACGGCACGCCGCTCACGGTCGGGCTCTTCTTCGTATCCGCGGTCTCCGGCGTGGCACTGTTCTTCCACTGGTCCTCGGCCACTTTCCACAGCATGCACGAATGGCTGAGCATGCTGCTGCTGGCGCCGTTCGCCCTGCACATGATCAAGAACTGGAAGCCGCTGCTGGCCTATGCCAGGCGCCGGACACTGCTGGTTCCACTGGTGCTCTCGCTGGTCGTGGCCGTGCCTTTCGCGCTGTCCGCGGGCAAGGGCCGCGCCGGCAATCCGGCGTTCCAGGCGGTCGCCCTGATGACCCGCGCCTCGCTGGACGACCTCGCACCGATCGTCCGCGTGCCGGCACCCGACCTGCTCCGGCAGCTGCAGGCACGCGGCTACAAGGCGAACTCGACGCGCGACACGCCCAGCGATATCGCCAGCGCTTCGGCTGTGACTGCCAACGAGGTGTTGTTCGCGCTGATACCGGCACGCAAGACGGCGACAGAACGCAAATAG
- a CDS encoding DUF924 family protein: protein MVERILDFWFVEAGEGAWWAGDPAFDELVRSRFGRVLAQASFGELWAWRARPRGRLAEILVLDQFSRNIHRGTPAAFACDPMALVLAQEAVAADALGALSPIERCFVLMPYMHSESPAIHIEAERLFREHAPPGNLEFELRHKAIIDRFGRYPHRNAILRRPSTPEELAFLDTTGSSF, encoded by the coding sequence ATGGTCGAGCGGATACTGGATTTCTGGTTTGTCGAAGCCGGCGAGGGCGCCTGGTGGGCCGGCGACCCTGCCTTCGACGAACTGGTGCGCAGCCGTTTCGGCCGCGTGCTGGCGCAGGCATCGTTTGGCGAGCTTTGGGCATGGCGGGCCAGGCCGCGTGGACGGCTGGCAGAAATCCTGGTGCTGGACCAGTTTTCCCGCAACATCCACCGCGGCACCCCGGCGGCGTTCGCGTGCGATCCGATGGCACTGGTGCTGGCCCAGGAAGCGGTTGCGGCCGACGCATTGGGTGCGCTGTCGCCGATCGAGCGCTGCTTCGTGCTGATGCCCTACATGCACAGCGAGTCGCCTGCGATCCATATCGAAGCCGAACGCCTGTTTCGGGAGCATGCCCCGCCGGGCAACCTCGAGTTCGAATTGCGCCACAAGGCGATCATCGATCGCTTCGGTCGCTATCCGCACCGCAACGCGATTCTGCGGCGGCCTTCGACACCCGAAGAGCTCGCTTTCCTCGACACCACCGGCTCCAGCTTCTGA
- a CDS encoding GNAT family N-acetyltransferase — MQLRDATSDDAPAVLALNESFVAVLSPLDRQRLEHLAGQAAVYRVLEREGHILAFLLAMREDANYDSPNYRWFAERHRRFLYIDRIVVAAQARGAGLGELLYRDAHAHARAGQVPSLVCEFDIAPPNPASERFHARLGFREVGRQTLGGGKQVSLQMLDVGSATPLSHG; from the coding sequence ATGCAACTTCGTGATGCCACGTCGGACGACGCGCCCGCCGTCCTTGCCCTCAACGAGTCGTTCGTGGCGGTATTGAGCCCGCTGGACCGGCAGCGCCTGGAGCACCTGGCCGGGCAGGCTGCGGTATACCGCGTGCTGGAGCGCGAAGGACATATCCTCGCCTTCCTGCTTGCCATGCGCGAAGACGCCAACTACGACAGCCCCAACTACCGCTGGTTCGCCGAACGCCACCGCCGCTTCCTCTACATCGATCGCATCGTGGTGGCGGCCCAGGCGCGGGGCGCCGGGCTGGGGGAGCTGCTTTACCGCGACGCCCATGCACATGCACGGGCCGGACAGGTGCCATCGCTGGTCTGCGAGTTCGACATCGCTCCGCCCAATCCAGCCTCGGAACGCTTCCATGCGCGTCTGGGATTCCGGGAGGTGGGTCGTCAGACCCTCGGTGGGGGCAAGCAGGTCTCGCTGCAGATGCTGGACGTGGGATCGGCCACGCCCCTGTCCCACGGCTGA
- a CDS encoding M14 family metallopeptidase: MQNVTTHQVPYPIGTPGTPWGPAEVAAWRAGQQRRRSYAEDVLRVIDRLRERFDVSEYGRLDYAADSYTLFAVRSPDWRDNLPTVLVTGGVHGYETSGVHGALQFLEREAARYAGRANLLVAPCVSPWAYERIHRWNPDAIDPNRSFRADSQAGESAALWRLLAPYSDSALLHIDLHETTDSDESEFRPALAARDGVDFEPGEIPDGFYLVGDTENPQPAFQQAIISAVEKVTHIAPADERGEIIGSPVVAPGVINYALKQLGLCAGITNARYTTTTEVYPDSPRATPKQCNDAQVAAVCAAIDFALG, translated from the coding sequence GTGCAGAACGTGACGACGCATCAGGTCCCCTATCCGATCGGCACGCCCGGAACCCCCTGGGGGCCCGCGGAAGTAGCCGCCTGGCGTGCCGGACAGCAGCGCCGCCGCAGCTACGCGGAGGACGTACTCCGGGTGATCGATCGCTTGCGCGAGCGTTTCGACGTGAGTGAATACGGGCGGCTCGACTACGCTGCGGACAGCTATACGCTGTTCGCGGTGCGCAGCCCGGACTGGCGCGACAACCTGCCGACCGTCCTGGTTACCGGCGGCGTGCACGGCTACGAGACCAGCGGTGTGCATGGTGCGCTGCAGTTTCTCGAGCGCGAGGCGGCCCGCTACGCCGGACGGGCGAACCTGCTGGTCGCGCCGTGCGTCAGTCCTTGGGCGTACGAGCGGATCCATCGCTGGAACCCGGACGCGATCGACCCGAACCGCTCGTTCAGGGCCGACAGTCAGGCCGGCGAGTCGGCCGCACTGTGGCGCCTGCTGGCGCCTTACAGCGACAGCGCGCTGTTGCACATCGACCTGCACGAGACCACCGACAGCGACGAGTCCGAGTTCCGGCCCGCGTTGGCGGCGCGGGATGGCGTGGACTTCGAGCCGGGCGAGATTCCGGACGGTTTCTACCTGGTGGGCGATACCGAAAACCCGCAGCCGGCCTTCCAGCAGGCGATCATCTCGGCGGTCGAAAAAGTCACCCACATCGCGCCGGCCGACGAGCGTGGCGAGATCATCGGCTCGCCGGTGGTGGCGCCGGGTGTCATCAATTACGCGCTGAAGCAGCTCGGACTTTGCGCAGGCATCACCAATGCCCGCTACACCACCACCACCGAGGTGTACCCGGACAGCCCGCGCGCCACGCCGAAGCAGTGCAACGATGCCCAGGTTGCCGCGGTGTGCGCGGCGATCGATTTCGCGTTGGGCTGA